Proteins encoded within one genomic window of Nicotiana tabacum cultivar K326 unplaced genomic scaffold, ASM71507v2 Un00002, whole genome shotgun sequence:
- the LOC107795856 gene encoding uncharacterized protein LOC107795856: MSVISLRGIPEANKVVGSNFDDWYRNLRIVLMHEKLIDVIDKPSKEVPNKDDDDATKIYQKYLEECLTTKCIILASMSSELQRKHQDMDPTAIIEHLRKMFGTQSRTARYQLSKSLFGSKLTGNSPVGPYVNHMIDLIEELEKLG; this comes from the coding sequence atgtctgttaTATCACTGCGTGGAATACCTGAGGCCAACAAAGTGGTAGGATCAAACTTTGATGATTGGTacagaaatttgagaattgttctcatgcatgaaaagcttATTGATGTGATCGATAAACCCTCTAAGGAAGTCCCAAATAAGGATGACGATGATGCCACAAAGATTTATCAGAAATACTTGGAAGAATGTCTTACTACCAAATgcatcattctcgcttctatgagttctgaGCTCCAGAGGAAACATCAGGATATGGATCCAACTGCAATCATTGAACATCTTAGGAAGATGTTTGGTACACAAAGCAGGACAGCTAGATACCAGCTATCTAAGAGTTTATTTGGATCCAAATTGACTGGAAACTCTCCAGTTGGACCCTATGTCAATCATATGATTGATCTTATTGAAGAACTTGAGAAGTTGGGGTGA